TCATCCGCGTCGGTATTTTCACCTAAATCGGCATAACCCAGGCCATTGGCATAGCTCAGGGTGGTGTAAGGTTTACCGTCCGCAGCAAGACCTTCTTCCGCTTCTGCGGCACCGCTGCTGTCATTCTCAATCACTTTGCCGAGTATCGGGTTACCGCGAGTCGGATAGCCGGCGATAGTCATCACATGGCTGTGGTCGGCGGTCACCAGGATCAAGGTATCTTCAAGATCCACTTTATCCAAAGCAACCTGTACCGCATCCGCAAAGGCGATGGCATCGTGCAAGGCGTTGTAGGCATTGCCGGCGTGGTGGCCGTGGTCGATACGCCCGGACTCTACCATCAGGAAGTAGCCATCGCTGTCTTTTTCCAACAGCTCGATGGCGGTATCGGTCATCTCGGCAATGCTCGGCTCATCGCTGTCCTTGGCGATGCGGTCCGCATCGTAACTCATGTGGCTGCTGGTGAAGAGCCCCAATAACTTATCGGTGGAGGCAATATCGACGCCTTCCAGCTCGGAGCCACTCTCCACGTACACAGCAGTCTGCTCGCCGTCATAGCGCTCCAGCCATTCACTGGTCAGGTCGCGGCCGTCTTCACGCCTACCGTCGTTGTCGGTGGTAACAAAGTTGCGGCGGCCACCGCCGAGCATGACATCGATACCGTCGCCGGCAGACACCTCAACCATCTGCGAGGCGATATCGGAACAATCACCCTCGGCGGAATACTCCCAGTTGCGCTCCGGGCTGCGCGAGTAAGTGGCTGCGGGCGTGGCGTGGGTCAGGCGCGCAGTGGAAACAATGCCGGTGGCCTTGCCACGGCTCTCCACCATTTCCAGGAAGGTGTTTAATTCCTTACCCTCAGTGCTGGCGCAATCAGCTCGCAGTGCATCGCCGTCGATATTAATTACACCGGCGCGGGTTTTTACACCGGTCATCATAGCGGTCATGGTACCGGCAGAATCCGGGGTCTGCTGATTGGTGTTGTAGGTTTTGATCAGTGCGGTATGCGGAAACTCTTCGAAGGAGAGCGCATTTTCTTCGCCGCTCTCACCGACAAGCTGGCCTTCAAGGATACGGGCGGCGGTTAGTGTGGAAATGCCCATTCCATCGCCGACGAACAGAATTACATTCTTCGCAGTTTTTGCCTCTCGGGAAAGCGAAGCGCG
This DNA window, taken from Microbulbifer sp. MKSA007, encodes the following:
- a CDS encoding alkaline phosphatase, coding for MAKTIVRALSAFCLIPLASAVSAATLPDYQTNSAWYTESADRLEERASLSREAKTAKNVILFVGDGMGISTLTAARILEGQLVGESGEENALSFEEFPHTALIKTYNTNQQTPDSAGTMTAMMTGVKTRAGVINIDGDALRADCASTEGKELNTFLEMVESRGKATGIVSTARLTHATPAATYSRSPERNWEYSAEGDCSDIASQMVEVSAGDGIDVMLGGGRRNFVTTDNDGRREDGRDLTSEWLERYDGEQTAVYVESGSELEGVDIASTDKLLGLFTSSHMSYDADRIAKDSDEPSIAEMTDTAIELLEKDSDGYFLMVESGRIDHGHHAGNAYNALHDAIAFADAVQVALDKVDLEDTLILVTADHSHVMTIAGYPTRGNPILGKVIENDSSGAAEAEEGLAADGKPYTTLSYANGLGYADLGENTDADERYDIAADTGRKDLSGVDTEAPGFHQEAMVHLESESHAGEDISLHAIGAGAERVQGSLEQSAVFHVMTAATDLSLTEE